DNA from Halorarum salinum:
GTCGCCGCCCGTCTCCCGGTCGCCGGCGGTCGCCTCGGGGTCCAGGAACGCGCCGGCGGCGACGGACTCGACGTACGCCGACGCGTCGAGTTCGCCCTCGGCGGTCCGCACGGTCACGGTGTACGTGCCGGAGTCGACGGCGGGGGCCTCGACGACGACGTTCGCGCCGGGGTCGCCGTCGGCGCTCACGGTCGCCGAATCCAGCTCCTCCCCTTCGGGCCCCTCGACGAACAGTTCGATCGCGGCGCCGTACGCCGACCCGAACACGCCGGTTCCGGCGTCGGCCTCGACGTCGTAGCTGAGGGCCGCCCCGGCGACCGTGTCGAGCGTGACGCCCGGTTCCTCGACGGTCACACTGTCGGCGTCGACGGCGCTCGCCCGTCCGCTGCCGCCCATGATGGACGAGCAGTGGGTGCCGTGGCCGTTCTCGTCGCGGGGCCGGTCGTAGCTGCCGTACCGCGAACCCGCGTCGTACCAGCCCACGGTCTTTGGCGTGTCAGCGGTCGCCCCGCCGTCCACGCCCTCGAACACCACGTCGTCGCCGTAGGTCGTCCGGGTCCCCTCGATGGCGTAGTAGGTCCCGTCGATCCCGTACTCGGTGGTCGTGTTGAGGTACGCCTCGACGACGAAGCGGTAGTCGGAACCGGGGTCGACCGGGACGCCGACGAGCGTCTCCGGCTGGTCGCCGGTCGCGGCGCGGGCTTCGGTCTCCCAGGCGTCGCCCGTCCACGCGTCGACGCGGAACTCCAGGTCGTTGTCCTCGACGGGTCCCCACGACAGCGACGCGTCGAGTTCCTCGGCGCCCTCGGGGGCCGTGAACTCGTGGTACGCCTCCTCGCCGGTGGCGAACGTCCCCGGACCCATCGTCCCCGAGAACGACTCGCCGTCGCCGGTGTCGACGCGGCTGAGGTCGTTCTCGTCCGGCTTCGTCAGCTTCAGTTCCCCGCCCTCGAGGAACGCGGTGACGCCGTTCCACGGCCCCAGGTCGGGGTGTCGGGAGTCCAGTCCCGAGTCCGTGAGCCCGATTGTCCGGTCCCGACGGCCGCGGTAGCCCCGGTCCCACACCCGCTGGGCCTCGATCGCGCGCCAGTTCCGGAACCCGCCGTCCCCGTCCGTCGCGGCGGCCGTCGTCCGGACGCCGACCCCGCCGAGCAACCCCGCGCCGGCGAGCGCGCCGCTCGCGCGTACGAACGTCCTCCTCGATACGCCTCGTCCGGTTTCATCCTCCCCCGTGTCCTGTGAAGACATAGCTCGTCCCTGGACCGAGCGAAGTAAAATCCATCGGACGGAGTCGAAAATGTATGGGGTTCGGATACGACAATAGGGCCGTGTCCGGGCCAGCGTTCCGGTACTGTCGATTCGATTGATTTATACGTCCCTGTAAGAGAGTCACATACATGACACCCGCTTGCACGGAGTCAGAGGTGATGGCATCGGTCGACGAGGACAGTTCCGAGTTCGTCATCGCCGACATCACGCGGGAGGACGCGTGGATCTCCGTGGAGTCGGGCGACGCGCCGGTGCTCGAGAACTGGCGTTAGGTCGCGCCGGACGGCTCTGCCCTTCCCCGACGTCCCCGTCGAAGGGGCCCGGTTCGGGGAGTCACACCTCCTCGTCGGGGTCGTAGCGCTCGGCCATCCGCCGGGCCTCCGCGGCGTACCGCTCCTTCGTCCCGTCGCTCTCGACGGCCTCCAGGTCCGACTCCGGACGGTCGACCGCCGCGGTCGCCGGGTTCCGACCGAGCAGTTCCACCGACGCCTGCCGCCGGTAGTACCGTTCGCCGTCCTCGCTCGCGTACGTGAGCGAGACGGTCTGTCTGGCGTCGTACTCCCGCTCGACGAGCCACAGTCGCATGCGTCGTGTGTGGGCGAGTGGGGTGAAAAGCGATTGCACGGTCGGCGGGGGAGAGACGGGGTGGCGCCGGGCGCCGGGCTGCGGGTCGACGGGGCCGTCGGGGCCGCCGACCTCCGTGGATCGGCGGTCGGGTCACGTTACTCGGTCGACGCGGGGAACCGGAACCCGCCCAGATCCTCGCCGTCCGCCGACGAGTCCGGGTCGGGTCCCACCCCTCCGTCGGTGCGGAACTCGGCGTCGTCGAACGCCCGGCCGCCGGCGGCGTCGCCCCCGTCCGCGGCCGTCCCGTCGCGGAGTTCTCGCACCTGCGCCGAGAGGTCCTCGATGGCGTCGGTCTGC
Protein-coding regions in this window:
- a CDS encoding DUF7556 family protein is translated as MASVDEDSSEFVIADITREDAWISVESGDAPVLENWR